The segment CACGGGCTCCAGGATAAGGAGTCCCAGGCCTCAGCCCATCAttcacttcttccctttcctaagGGGGACCCCAGGCTGGGCCACAGTCTCCATATCGCTGGTCCGGGACCGCGCGGAGGCGAAGAACAAATTGTCGGCGCTGGTGCACCGCTTATGGTTGTTCACAGGTCTGTGAACCAGCGCGGGTGGGGGACTGAAAGCCAGTCGGCTAGAGGCGCGGTCTACTTGCCAAGCCGTGGCCCAGTCACTCTGCACTTCAACTTGGCAGGAGAGGAGGCTGGCGTCGTTAGCCGCCCTAGAAAGCCGGCCTAGGAGCAGGTGTCCAGATTCCTCTACTGATCTGCCTGTCCGCAGGCATCTCCTTTCCAGCCCAAGAACGTGCGGGGCACCTGTCCCGAAGGAGATACTCGACCCTACACACACAGAGGGCGGACAGGCGGGGATCTTTCTTCTCCCTGGAGATTCGATCTTTCTCGCGGTTTCCGGGTCTGAATGCtctgcgccccccaccccctcagggTCAAAGGTCGGGCCGGAGGACGCGATGCCGCGCATCGTGGAGCAGCCGCCAGATCTGCTGGTCTCCCGAGGCGAGCCGGCCACGCTGCCCTGCCGTGCGGAGGGCCGGCCGCGGCCCAACATCGAGTGGTACAAGAACGGGGCGCGCGTGGCCACCGCGCGCGAGGACCCGCGCGCACACCGCCTGCTTCTGCCCAGCGGCGCCCTCTTCTTCCCGCGCATCGTGCACGGGCGCCGCGCGCGGCCGGACGAGGGTGTCTACACTTGCGTAGCGCGCAACTACCTGGGAGCGGCGGCTAGTAGAAACGCGTCTCTGGAAGTGGCAGGTAGGAGCCTCCTGGTGGCTTCCAGAGCCTCGGGAAGGCGGCAGGGCACCGGGTAATCCCATCCAGAGCCAGGCCCAATCTCAACCCATTCAGCAGCTTCCCTTTGGGACTAAGACCTTCGGTCTCTAAAGCCCTCGCTTTGGCCGGAGGAGGAAGTGGGCCTGGTGTTGTCGCAACCCGGGAAGAGTTCCGGTCTGCGGTCTGCGGTGATCCAGCTCTCCCCAAAACACTTTCCTGTGTCCTCACCCAGTTATGTCACCCTACACCCTATTTATTCCCCTggtcattcattctctctctctctctctctctctctctctctctcgctctcgccCTCGCTCTcgctctccctctctccagtcCTCCGCGATGACTTCCGGCAGTCTCCTGGGAACGTGGTGGCGGCCGTGGGGGAGCCCGCGGTAATGGAATGCGTGCCCCCCCGCGGCCACCCAGAGCCTTCCGTGTCCTGGAAGAAGGACGGTGCTAGactcgaggaggaggagggaaggatcaCGGTGAGGGGCGGGGCCACGGCTGGGGATCCGACCCGGAGGCAGGGTCGGGGCCAGGGACATCCTGAGGGGTGAAGGCCTAGGCTAGGGGTCTGGGACATGTGCCAGAGGAGGAAGGCCTGAATCTAAAGGTCTTGGAGGGGCGGGGGGAAATGACCTGGAGGCGATAAGACAAGAGATTTGAAATTGGGGCATTAGCTAACCAGAGGCTGAGAGTCAGCTACTGAGTGGGGGATAAATCAGCAGAGGTAGGACGGAATCAGTGTAAGAAGGTGGGGATTATGATGCCCCAGGGACTGGTGGGAGGTGGTCTGGGCTGTGGGAGAAATGATACACTTGAGCCCCACCTTGCGCAAGTCACTCAAGGATTCCTTATCTGATAAGTGGGTCAAATTCACTGGTCTTCTTCATTGGCTTACTGAGGATCAGATAAACAAATATGCTTTGATGGCTATAAAGGATCAAAGTTTCCATTGTTACTCTGCAGCTCCGTGGAGGGAAGCTGATGATGTCACATACGCTCAAGAGTGATGCAGGGATGTATGTGTGCGTGGCCTCCAACGTGGCAGGAGAACGGGAGAGTGCGGCAGCCAAGCTTGTGGTCCTGGGTAGGCACGTGGGGTTTTGGAGTTACGGGAGTGTGTAGCCTGGGGAGTGAGTAACTGAGCGGACCCCCTGACTACTCACTCACTCCCCCTGCACAGAGCGTCCCTCATTCCTGCGTAGACCAGTGAATCGGGTGGTCCTGGCTGATGACCCCGTGGACTTCCCATGTGAGGTGCAGGGGGATCCCCTGCCTCGTCTACGCTGGCGCAAGGAGGATGGGGAACTGCCCACAGGCAGGTGAGAAGCCCCCTCCTACTGCCTGTAAGGAGACCCGATCCGCTCAAGAACATACCCAACCCTAGACAactgggcggggggaggggggaggaaggcaGATGCCTCTCACTTGACGGCACAGAGAAGTCTGTTCCCCAGAGCCTGTGGCCCCTGCGCTAACCAGTCCCCACCTCCGTTCATGGGTCCATGGGTACCAGCTTCTGTCCCTGTTGAGGTCTACCTTGTTCTTATGCACCCTGATCCTGGTGTCTGTCCTGGGTGGGTGAGAAAGGGTCTGTAGCTGTGGCCAAtccagcctgggggtgggggggtggagcaGGTATGAGATCCGGAGCGACCACAGCCTTTGGATCGGGCGTGTGAGAGCTGAAGATGAGGGGACTTACACCTGTGTGGCGGAGAACAGCGTGGGCCGTGCCGAAGCATCCGGCTCCCTCAGTGTTCACGGTGAGGGCCCCACCTGGGACTGCCTGCAGCAGGGATGAGACGAGGGAAGACGGAGGATGGGTGGAGGTGGAGAATGAGGAGAAAGGACAGAGCAGGAGCTATGAGTGCGTCCCCTGAGACTCTGGAAGGATGGGAAAGCTAAGCAGGCTTGAGCAAGAGATGGACCTCTGCTCCTGCTTAAGCCAAGCTCgggcttctctcctctcctgttccctctgtctccctTCTTAGTACCCCTGACTCCCTGTTCCTttatctcccctccccttcccagtcCCACCCCAGCTGGTGACCCagccccaggaccagatggcggCTCCTGGAGAGAGCATAGCTTTCCAGTGCGAGACCAAAGGAAACCCCCCGCCTGCCATCTTCTGGCAAAAGGAGGGAAGTCAAGTAGGTGGCCAGCTCCACAGGCCTTCCCACCAGCTTCTCCTCTGGGTCTCAGCCTTCCTCCTTCTACGTTCTGCAAACTTCTCTCTGGGGTTCTGTCTTAGCTTTCCTTCCAGAAACCTGTGCAAGTCatttgggaggattaaataaggtaatgaATATAAAAGGCCTGGAACATATGATAATATGTTTTGGTGGTAGGGAACAGTCCTGTATGGTAACTTCTTGGAGAATCTTTCTGTTTTGGGCAAGGCTTCCTGAGGATGTAGCAGATCCAATTagatccttcctcctccccacacctGGGGCCTGGGTAACATTCTGCTCTGCAAAGCGAGTACTGTACCAAAGCTGCTCAGGGTAGAACATTACACGCTTTTCTAATTACACAGGACGTCCACCAGGGGgagctcacagacaccccccTCAACCTTAGCAAACAAATCTCAGCATATAGAATTGGAATGaacattattaactaaagttacAACACAAGTAACTCCCTCCAAGGGAAGGGTGGGAATTTTGCTACTGGGAAACAGGGTCAGTATAACAAAATAAGTCTCATTAACCCCATCCCACTGGGAAGCCAGTCCACCCACTACCTCGTTGCAAATCCACAGCCACAATTTTCCAACATCTTCTCTAGCGCTGGGGACTGCTGCATTTTAATTAGattcttaaatgaataaaaatgctgATGGTAGTAGATGGTGGGAAGAAGTATCCGTCAGGGGCTCAGCATGGTGCCATTAAACCTGCTTCCCTACCTTCTGTGTAtctaatgtaaaatgttaaagCCAGAAAGAAGGGGAAAGTACTTAACATTTATCACCCAGTGTATTGAAAGAGTTTCAGGTGATCACttgatttaatcctcataactacCCTCTAAGAGTCAAAAATGGGGGAATTGGGGCTCAGGAAGGTTAAATAGCTTTCTCAGTTTCCTGACTGGTAGAGCTGGGATGTGCACCCCCAAATCATCTAATAAAACTCCCTTATTCTTGTGACTAGGGTTAACTcgtttgcctaaggtcacaaaaCTGGCTTGGGACAGAGTATGAACTAGAACCTTAGGAATTCTCTGGATTCTGGGGTTGGTGAGAATGGGGAGCCCTCCCTGCCGGCTGCCAGGTGGCTTGGTTGCTTGCTCTGTCCCCAGGCCCTGCTATTCCCCAGTCAGTCACTTCAGCCCACGGGGCGCTTCTCAGTCTCTCCCAGAGGCCAGCTCAGCATCACTGAAGTCCAGAGCGGGGATGCTGGCTACTACGTGTGCCAGGCTGTCAGTGTGGCCGGCAGCATCGTGGCCAAGGCTCTGTTGGAGGTGAAAGGAGGTACGTGCCCCTGGAGACAGGGCCGGACTCATGGCCTGGAAGGAAATCCTGGCTTAAAGAGATCCGTTTTTCTTGGATTCTATGTCATAtgtctgcaaggggagaggcatGTTCCTGAGACATGTCCTTGAAGTTTGGAAATCAGGTACAGAAGCCACTAATAGATGGCTGGTCCCACCCAGAGACGACAGATGGTTATGGAAGCCCCCTGCAATATCCAGGGGAGGGGACGTGAAGGAGCAGAGATGAGGACAAGGGGCTGGTTGCCTGAACCCAGGACCCTCGCCTGAGGTGCCCAAGTTCTTCCTCTCTCAGCCTCCCTGGATGGGCTGCCTCCCATCATCCTCCAGGGACCAGCCAATCAGACGCTGGCACTTGGCTCCTCTGTGTGGCTGCCATGCAGAGTGACTGGGAACCCTCAACCTAGTGTCCAGTGGAAGAAGGATGGGCAGTGGCTGCAAGGGGATGATGTCCAACTCAACCTCATGGCCAACGGTACCCTGCGCATCGCCAGTGTGCAGGTGAGTCTCCCTCCTGGGGCCCAAGTGACTGAGAATGGCCACGTGGTCCACATGCCCAACTCTAGTACCTGCTGCCACTTGAACTCCACCTCTGCCCCTCTGCTCTCAGACCACCTAGAGTGGACAGCATCCTCCCCATCCTTCTGTATACCCTCCTCCACTCCTTCACCCTACCTTGCTCCACTCCCAGTTTGCCAGTCCTCCACCCTCTCCTGCAGGAGACGCACATGGGATTCTATAGCTGTGTGGCCAAGAGTTCCACAGGGGAGGCCACCTGGAGTGGCTGGCTTAGGAGGCGGGGTGAGTTTTTCCTTTGTTCCCTTGTTTTGCCAGCACCCTTCTCCAAACCTGCTTCAAAGGTGGCCAGTACCTCCCCAAACCCCAGGACTGATTTTTATCTTCCAAATTCCGTGGCCATGgtggtggggagaaggaggacaGAGGTGGTGCCCTTGGGAGGCACACGTGAGCAGGGGTTAGTTCACTATGCCCCCCCTCCACCATCACCGTTGTCACAGCGCCACAGCTCCTCTGGGAAGGAGGAAGGTTACGCTGGGGCCATCTTTTCCCCCATCCTTCTACTCAAAGATTATCTCCTCACTGCAGAAGACTGGGGAGTATCACCAGACCCCCCCACCGAACACAGTACCCCTCCAGGGCCTCCCTCACAACCAGTGGTCACTGACATTACCAAGAACAGCATTACCCTGACCTGGAAGCCTAACCCACAAGCTGGGGCCACAGTCACCTCTTATGTGATAGAGGCCTTCAGGTAAGGAGAAGGTTTTGAATGCAAACATGGAAAGTTACAAGGAGGGGCCCCTGTGTCCTTAAAGGCTTTGCTGTTGTGGCGAGAGGTTTGCCAGGGTGAGGAGGTAGTAGGGGGTGACAGAGAATGGATGAGATGAAATAGACAGGTTGGGCTCGGACAGCTCTGTCACCTCATTCTTGTTGTAGCCAAGCCTCTGGCAACATGTGGCGGACGGTGGCAGATGGCGTGCAGCTGGAGACACACACCGTCAGCGGTCTGCAGCCCAATACCATCTACCTGTTCCTGGTGCGAGCCGTGGGAACCTGGGGCCTCAGTGAGCCCAGCCCCGTCTCCAAGCCCGTCCGCACTCAGGGTGAGTAAGGTCAGGGTCTCTGGATCACGGGTATAACGTGCAACATGGCCGAGCACCCCCTCCCCGCAAACCATGGCACCTGCCTCGTCCAAGGTCTGTCCTGGTGGTCCGTCCTGGAGCAGGAGGTCATGCTTCCCTTTCACTGAGGgaacaagaggagaggagagagagaaagagaggaagattgATTCAGTCATCTTGGTAGGTCCTCACTTCTGAGGCTTTACCTACAGATAAGGCAGATTATAAGGAGTAGAAGGAAACTTGGAGGGTCATCTTCATGTGAGAGATGAGGAACAGGGCCTTTAAAGGGCACATATGTAGTCATGCAGAAAGAATACTCATGTTAGCTGGACACCCTGGCCCACCTCTGGACGCTCTTCCCCTGACCAGCCTGTTCCTGACCCTGGGATGTGCTCCGAAGTACTAAGCAGTGGTCTGTGGGGCAGGGCAGAGGTGGAACATACGCACACTCTCAGTCCTGACTCCCTGTCCCAGTGGCCCCTGCTGAGTGGGCTCTTTGGTCAATAGACAGCAACCCACCCGGGCCAGTGGAGGAGGACCCGTGGAGAGGCCAGCGGGGACTGGCTGAAGTGGTTGTGCGTCTGCAGGAGCCTGTAGTCCTTGGACCCCGGACCCTGCAGGTGTCCTGGACTGTGAGTGTGGCCTAGGGATGAGGTTAAGGGCGGAGATGATGATGGGGGACAAAGGGGACTCCAAGAATGGGTATGGGAGAGTGCGAGGTGAGTGGCTGGGGAAGATGGGTgagtggaggaggggctgggactGGAGGACTTGTGTGGCTCCAGCTCTCCCCCTGGTGTGCTCTGTCCTGTCTCCCACAGGTAGATGGCCCAGTCCAGCTGGTACAAGGTTTCCGGGTGTCTTGGAGGGTAGCAGGTCCTGATGGGGGAAGCTGGTCATTGCTGGACCTACAGTCCCCAAGCCAGCAAAGTACTGTGCTAAGAGGACTCCCCCCAGGGACTGAAATTCAGATCAAGGTGCAAGCTCAAGGCCAGGAGGGCCTCGGGGCTGAAAGCCCCTTGGTGACCGGGAGCATTCCTGAGGAGGGTaagggggtggggcccagggctGATGGGTGgacaagagggaagaaagagtGGAGGAGGATGAAGGTTTGCCTGGGGAGAGCAAGGAGCCGGTGGGAAGGAGGGATGCATCTCACTTCCCTAAGATGTTAGAACTGGGAGGATGAGGAAGGTTGGGACATGAGGGGCAGCTTGCAATGACTGTCTGTGTCCTTCTCACCATGCTCCACCCTGGCCCAGCCCCCAGTGGTCCCCCCCAGGGAGTGGCAGTGGCCTTGGGGGGTGAAGGCAACAGCAGTATCACTGTGTCTTGGGAACCTCCGCTCCCCTCCCAGCAAAATGGGGTCATCAAAGAATACCAGGTGCAGGGGTTGAGAAGGTGGGCGGGCTGGGGAGTGGACGGAGAGGGAGGATCCAGGGGTCAGGATTAGGGAGGAGGGAACCTAGGACTGACTGGCTTTGGGACTGGAGACGaggctgggggaagaggagagaggtttCAGAGTGCCCTCACTGCGTTGAATTACTCCCGGCTAAGCCCCTTCTACCATTCAGAGCTTCAAGTTTCCCCGTGAGGCCAGAAGCCACTTCTGAGTCTCTAAACCCGGGTCTCGGCCTCCCCAGATCTGGTGCCTGGGCAATGAGAGCCGCTTCCACCTCAATCGGTCCGCGGCAGGCTGGGCGCGCTCGGCGGTGCTCCGGGGACTGCTACCCGGTCTCGTCTACCGGACCCAGGTCGCGGCGGCCACCAGCGCGGGCGTGGGCGTGGCCAGTGCCCCGGTGTCGGTGCAGCTGCGTGAGTccggagggggtgggagggcggggctgggagttAAGGGGGGTCCTGGGGTAGCGGTGCCTCTACTCCCCTCACCTCTCGGACCCCCACAGCGTCTCCGCCGGAACTGGAGCCTGGGCTCGAGGCGGGCCCGGGGCTGGCGGAGCGGCTGGCGAGGGTGCTGCGGGAGCCCGCCTTCCTCGCGGGCAGCGGCGCCGCGTGCGGGGCGCTGCTCCTCGGGCTCTGCGCCGCCCTCTACCGGCGCCAGAGGCAGCGCAAGGAACTCAGTCACTACACAGGTGAGAGCCCGACCCGGGGGCAGCGCGGGCGGGGGCCACAAGGGCGTCGCGGAGATGGAAAGGAGGGCCTTGGAGTGGGCGGAGCCTGGAGATCCCGCCCCCTCACGGAGGGAGGCGGGGAGGATGGAAAGAGAGGAGGCTCAACAGCTCCCGGAGCGGCGTCCGGCGAGAGTTCGCACGGGAACTCAGCCCCTTGGACAGGGGCCGGGTGCCCAAGGTGGAACCGGGAGCTGTCGGGACCTGGgctgggggcgtggggggggcggggaagatCGGGGCccagagggggcggggcgggaccTGAGTTTGCTGAGAGGAGTGAGATTTGTCCTTAAAATGCCTCGGGAAGGAGCAGGCTTTGCGGTCAGCCTCAGTAGAGAAGGGGCAAGtctgcggggcggggggcggaaaCTCACTTCCTGGGTGTCGGGGGCTGGCAGAGAGAGTGTGGCCAGGATCCCAGGCGATTAATTGTCAGGCGGGGTCTGGATGGAAAGGGGGGACTCGCTGAAAGGAGGAGACTTGAGTTCTGCTTCTCCCTGGGAAGGGGCGTGTCCAGAGAGATGTGAGGTCTCTTAGTTCAGAGGTTCTCAATCTTCGCTACACGCAggaatcacttggggagctttagaaaaatactgatgcctgagtCGCACCCCTAGGAATTCCGATGAAATCGGTCCAGGGTACAACCCGAGTGGTGGAATTAGGACCAGGCCCAAGGAGTGGACCAGAATATGGATATTTCTGActtttctccccatttcttcccctcttctttctcccacGGGTTCCTTTTCGGAAGCCTCCTTTGCTTACACACCTGCAGGTAAGACATCTctgcccccggggtgggggggggcggggttcgGACCCCAGGTAGCCGCGCTTCTCACAGTCTCCCCCTCGTCTTCCCCAGTATCCTTCCCACACTCAGAGGGCCTGTCGGCAGCCAGTTCCAGGTAATTCTCTTAGCTCATCTCCCCAGGAGGAGACCACTCCCTTGGTCCCAGGCCCAGCTGCCTCCCCGTCTGACCTCCGCCCTCCTCTCACCGCCACACTCACCGTTACTGTCCTCCAGCTCCCATTACCCCTGCCTCCCTTACTTCGCTGGCCTCTTCAGGCTCTCTGTCCCCAGCGTTCACCTGCTGTCCCTCAGGCCACCAATGGGTCTTGGCCCTGCTCCTTACCCGTGGCTGGCAGACTCGTGGCCGCACTCATCTCGCAGCCCCTCGGCCCAGGAACCCAGGGGAAGCTGCTGCCCCAGCAATCCTGACCCAGACGACAGATATTACAATGGTGAGGAGTTCTGCTTCCCTCAGGGGTACACCAGGAGGCCCTGAACCCTCTCTCCTCCCGACCGGCTGGGGCAAACTGAAGGGGGCCAAGGGGTCCCAGTCTTGCTGAGGCTGCGTGATCCTTGGGAGGCTGTGAGTTGGGGGAGCCTCTCTCATGCCTTACCTTTACCTCGGATTGGGATAGGGGAAGAAGTGGGATCCCCTTGTGCCCTCCATTCTCCTTTGTCctctatttttctgtctctgccccttctcctccccggggcctccctctttctccccctcAGAAGCAGGGATCTCCCTTTACCTGGCTCAGACGGCCCGGGGAGCTGCCGCCTCTGCTGAGGGTCCTGTCTACAGCACCATTGACCTGGCCGGCGAGGAGCTGCAGACCTTCCACGAGGGGTTCCCTCCACATCCCTCGGGGGAGCCGGGCGACTGGAGCCAGTATGCGCCTCCAGAATGGAGCCAGGGGGACAGTGGTAGGACTCCAGTTCCCAACACCCCCATTTTAGCCCTGAGCAGCATCTTCCCCAAAGAGTATCCTCCACCCTCCTTTCTGGGACCTAGCCCAGCACTCCTTTCTGACGTGTctcacctctgcctctttcctGCCTGTATCTTGCTGTGGCCCCATCCTGCTCTCAGGAACCAGGGGAGGCAAAATAAAGCTTCTGGGAAAACCCGTACAGATGCCCTCTCTCAACTGGCCAGAAGCgctgccgcccccgcccccttccTGTGAACTGAGCTGCCTAGAGGGGCctgaggaggagctggagggCGGGTAAGGATGCGCCTTGCCTGCAGATGCCCTGTACACATGGGACCAGCCCAGGGCCTCCTGTCGGCGGAGGGCAAAGATGCTgggagaagaagggaagggggCAGTGGAAGGCCAAAGGGAGGGTATGAAGCTACTCAGTCACCCCgccctcctgcctctttgccCCCAGCTCAGAGCCGGAAGAGTGGGGCCCACCAGTGCCCGAGaggagccacgtggcagagcccAGCACCAGCGGGGGGTGCTTGGGCCCTCCGTCCCGAGGGGAATCCCCCTCTCCCACACCTTCCTATGGACAGCAGTCCACAGCCACTCTTACCCCCTCACCTCCtgaccctccccagccccccactgACATTCCCCATCTCCACCAGACGCCCAGGTAGGGAGGTGTATAGTACCTTGCATGTTACAGGCCCTCCGTACATATCTattcagtgggtgaatgggtgGGTGaccagatggatggatgaatctgGGTCCCAGAGGTCTCATGGCTGTATCAGGGTGGAAGTGTGATTTGGGGAGAAATGTGGAGGCTGGCAAGGTCTCTCACTTCCGACAGTCATTGGAGGGACTCTGCAAGCTTGCTGGGGCATTTCAAAGTTGGCTTTCCTCATATTCCACCAGCACGGAGCCTTGTGGAGGACGAgctgtgtcttattcatctaTCTGAGTGTTAGGTTGATTGTTTAgcccggtgcctggcacacaataggcaCTTAGTGTCTGTTGAGCGAACAGATGAAGCCTCATGTCATTGCAGGAGGGCGCCCCTTGGGCCAAGTTCCCCTCTCAGTGTATCCCAGCCCGCGCTGAGTAGCCATGAAGGGAGGCCTGCTGGCCTGGGTGCTGACGCCACGGCCCTCCAtcacagccccagccctgccGCTAGTACAGCCAGCAGTGCCCCGGGTGAGTCTGTAGACCCCTCAACTGGCCTCCACCTCCCCATCCCCCGGAAGCTTGTTTCCCCTTCACCCTCaagcccctttctttctttctttgtttttgaagatgttgggggtaggagtttattaattaatttatttatttttgctgtgttgggtcttcgtttctgtgcgagggctctccctagttgcggcaagcggggcccactcctcatc is part of the Kogia breviceps isolate mKogBre1 chromosome 7, mKogBre1 haplotype 1, whole genome shotgun sequence genome and harbors:
- the LOC136791953 gene encoding roundabout homolog 3-like; amino-acid sequence: MTETARFPLALRGGGERRSAGAWGEGQLRPLPAASGTPAALNDFAVDPPLGTAFIPPPLPARIYQHRAGHSKVARKETQAMDVCLGTPGWATVSISLVRDRAEAKNKLSALVHRLWLFTGSKVGPEDAMPRIVEQPPDLLVSRGEPATLPCRAEGRPRPNIEWYKNGARVATAREDPRAHRLLLPSGALFFPRIVHGRRARPDEGVYTCVARNYLGAAASRNASLEVAVLRDDFRQSPGNVVAAVGEPAVMECVPPRGHPEPSVSWKKDGARLEEEEGRITLRGGKLMMSHTLKSDAGMYVCVASNVAGERESAAAKLVVLERPSFLRRPVNRVVLADDPVDFPCEVQGDPLPRLRWRKEDGELPTGRYEIRSDHSLWIGRVRAEDEGTYTCVAENSVGRAEASGSLSVHVPPQLVTQPQDQMAAPGESIAFQCETKGNPPPAIFWQKEGSQALLFPSQSLQPTGRFSVSPRGQLSITEVQSGDAGYYVCQAVSVAGSIVAKALLEVKGASLDGLPPIILQGPANQTLALGSSVWLPCRVTGNPQPSVQWKKDGQWLQGDDVQLNLMANGTLRIASVQETHMGFYSCVAKSSTGEATWSGWLRRREDWGVSPDPPTEHSTPPGPPSQPVVTDITKNSITLTWKPNPQAGATVTSYVIEAFSQASGNMWRTVADGVQLETHTVSGLQPNTIYLFLVRAVGTWGLSEPSPVSKPVRTQDSNPPGPVEEDPWRGQRGLAEVVVRLQEPVVLGPRTLQVSWTVDGPVQLVQGFRVSWRVAGPDGGSWSLLDLQSPSQQSTVLRGLPPGTEIQIKVQAQGQEGLGAESPLVTGSIPEEAPSGPPQGVAVALGGEGNSSITVSWEPPLPSQQNGVIKEYQIWCLGNESRFHLNRSAAGWARSAVLRGLLPGLVYRTQVAAATSAGVGVASAPVSVQLPSPPELEPGLEAGPGLAERLARVLREPAFLAGSGAACGALLLGLCAALYRRQRQRKELSHYTGESPTRGQRGRGPQGRRGDGKEGLGVGGAWRSRPLTEGGGEDGKRGGSTAPGAASGESSHGNSAPWTGAGCPRWNRELSGPGLGAWGGRGRSGPRGGGAGPEFAERSEICP
- the LOC131760390 gene encoding roundabout homolog 3 isoform X2 translates to MGLGPAPYPWLADSWPHSSRSPSAQEPRGSCCPSNPDPDDRYYNEAGISLYLAQTARGAAASAEGPVYSTIDLAGEELQTFHEGFPPHPSGEPGDWSQYAPPEWSQGDSGTRGGKIKLLGKPVQMPSLNWPEALPPPPPSCELSCLEGPEEELEGGRAPLGPSSPLSVSQPALSSHEGRPAGLGADATALHHSPSPAASTASSAPGRGRQAPGEMTPSLHGPRARIRKKPKALPYRREHSPGDLPPPPLPPPEEEASWALGLRVAGSVSSLEREREPRGERRVAQAGPLGAWRGPHLDEEAWLPYSRPSFLSRGQATSTCSTAGSNSSRGSGSSRGSRGPGRSRSQSRS
- the LOC131760390 gene encoding roundabout homolog 3 isoform X1, translated to MGLGPAPYPWLADSWPHSSRSPSAQEPRGSCCPSNPDPDDRYYNEAGISLYLAQTARGAAASAEGPVYSTIDLAGEELQTFHEGFPPHPSGEPGDWSQYAPPEWSQGDSGTRGGKIKLLGKPVQMPSLNWPEALPPPPPSCELSCLEGPEEELEGGSEPEEWGPPVPERSHVAEPSTSGGCLGPPSRGESPSPTPSYGQQSTATLTPSPPDPPQPPTDIPHLHQTPRRAPLGPSSPLSVSQPALSSHEGRPAGLGADATALHHSPSPAASTASSAPGRGRQAPGEMTPSLHGPRARIRKKPKALPYRREHSPGDLPPPPLPPPEEEASWALGLRVAGSVSSLEREREPRGERRVAQAGPLGAWRGPHLDEEAWLPYSRPSFLSRGQATSTCSTAGSNSSRGSGSSRGSRGPGRSRSQSRS